Below is a window of Nocardia asteroides DNA.
TCTGGTGGCGATGAGGTCGAAGGCCTCGTCCCAGCTGGCGGCGCGGAACTCGGTGCCCTCGCGGATGAGCGGGGTGGTGACCAGGTCGGGGTCCTCGTCGAGCTTGCCGAAGCTGGCGCCCTTCGGGCACAGGAAGCCCTTGCTGAACGGATCGTCGCGGTCGCCGCGCACCGAGAGCACCCGGTCGGCGTCGTCGAGGGTGATCGTCAGGCCGCAGACGGCCTCACACAGCGGACAGGTGCGCAGCAGTGTTCGCGGAGCCATGACCCCATCCTTGCGCGGTCCGGCCCGCCCTGATCCGGAAACGCCGAAACCCGCGACCGCGACGTCGGGGAGGCGTCGCGGTCGCGGGTTCGGAGCTGTTGTGCCTAGCTGGCCAGGGTCAGCGCGGCGGGCTTGCGGCCGGCGGCACGCTTGCGGACGGCGGCGCGCACCGCGGCACCGAGGGCGACGACCGGGGGAACCCAGCGGGCCTCGGACGGGGCGACGCCCCAGGACGCGGAACCCGCGGCGAGCTGGGTCGGGGGCAGCGGGATGCTGGCACCGTCGGTGTAGACGACGACGCCGGCCTCGCGCATGGCCTCGATCGCCATGGCGGCCTTGCGGACACCGGTGACCAGGTGGATCTCGCGACGCTCCTGGCCCGGGATCTCGATCACGGGGCCGGACAGGTTGTTGGCGCGCAGGAAGCGGCGGACCTCGCCGGCCATGTCACCGGTGATCTCGATGGCCGAGACGTCCTCGTCGGTGATCAGGCACAGGCCGTTGGCCGTTTCGGCGACCGTCCATCCACGCGCGGCGTACTCCTGCGCGGCGGCACCCTTGTCGGCGGCCGTTGTGGTGGTCGGAAACGTCGTGCGCACTGTGTTCTCCATTCCCCGAATGCTTCGTTCCTGCGTTCATGGGGCGTATCGCCCGGAGGTGGCGATCTCGTTACGCCGTTCCGGAAAAATATTCAGGACTGTTCGGTTCGTCTCAGTTCGATCACCTTCGCTATCGCCGATCGGTAGCGGGCGTGGGTTGGCGTAGGGGCTGAAACCGGGCAGGATTCGGGTCATGACCGACGTGCCGGGCACCTCCTCGTCGCCCGACGAGGACCCCGAGGAGTACGAAGCCGAATCGCGCTGGCTCTCTTGGAAAGAGACCGATGCGAAGCGCTCCGCCGCCCGCGCGCAGCGCCGCGACGACGCGAATCCGGATGAAACGGACATTCCTCGCGATGCGGGGTTCGACGATCCCTTCCGCAGCACCGGATCGGCCAAGCAGTGGGCCGCCGAGGTGCTGCGCACCCTGCTCGATGTGCAGTTCCGCAGGCCCGCAACCAGGACTTTGCTGCCGCTGGCCTACATACTCGGCGTCGTCTCCTTCGGCATCGGCGTTCCGGTCGCGCTCACGGTCCTGATGTGGAAGGCCTCGGTGCTGCTCGGCATCCTGGCCGCGCTGGTCGCGGTGCCACTGGGGCTCACGATCGCCGCCTCGGTGCGCCTGATGCTGGAGTTCGCCGACAACGCCGCCCGCCTCGCGGGCCGCGTCGAGCACATCAGCGATCTGGCCGACGGCTTGTTCCAGGCGCTGTCGGATGTGGCCGAGCCGGTGAACCAGCTCTCCGAAGACGTTCGCGCTGTGCAGTTCTGGCGGTTCCGCAAGAAGAAGTAGCTCGCGGCTTGCCCCCGGAACTACGTGGTGCGCGTTGTCCGATTCATTGTGAAACAATCCGTACGCTGATCCGGCGAGCAGCCGGTCGCGTAGGGCGGTCTCCGAAAGAGATGGGGGAGACCGGATTTGGATACAGGGGGGCAGGATGGCTTCACCACAGGGCGTCACGGGTTCGACGATGCCGCGCAGGCAACTGGGCAGACACTTACGTGATCTGCGCAATCAGGCGCGGATGACGACACGGACCGCGGCGGCGCAACTCGAGTGGTCGGAAGCGAAGATCTGGCGGATCGAGACGGGGCAGACATCACTGCGCAGCCTCGATGTCGAGGCCATGTGCAAGGTCTACGGCGCACCGGCCGAGCTGATCGAGCCGCTGGCCGCGCTCGCGCGCGAGACCAAGGCCAGGGGGTGGTGGACCAGCTACGGCGACGTCATCCCGGAGGGATTCGAGGTCTACATCGGCCTGGAGGAGGCCGCGACCGGACTGTCGATCTACGAGGACGGCCTGGTCCCGGCCCTGCTGCGGACCGAGGACTACACCACGGCATTGCTCGAGCAGACCGTTCCCGGGCTGACCGAGGCCGAGCTGGAGCGCAGGCTGCGGGTCCACGCGGCCAGGCAGGCGCTGCTCACCCGCGCGGACTCGCCGCTGCGCCTGCACGTGGTGCTGGCCGAGGCGGTGCTGAACCGGCGCATCGGCGACGACCGGGTGGCGAAGGGGCAGCGCGCGCGGCTGCGCGAGCTGGCCGAACTGGACACGGTCCGGATCCAGGTGGTCGCCGGCGACACCGGCTACCACGCGGGGCTGGAGTCGGGCCGGTTCGTGATCCTGGACTTCGGCGTCGACGGCTCGCTGGACCGGCCGGAACCGCCGGTGGTCTTCGCCGAGACCTTCGCCGGCTCGGCCTACCTGGACAAGCCGGCCGATTTCGACCGCTACCGGCGCGCGTTCACCGATATCGCCGCGGCCGCTATGGACACGCTGTAGGCCGGTCCCAGGAGCCGGCGAGCACCGAGCGGTGTGTGGGCAGGGCCTGGTCGTAGACCGCCCTGCCCTTGTCGGTGAGCTGGACGAAGATGGCGCGGCGGTCCTCGACGCACATGGTGCGCTCGACCAGGCCGTCGCGTTCCAGCCGGGCCACGGCGCGCGAGAGCGCGCTCTGGCTCAGGTAGATATCGCCCGCCAGTTCGGTCATCCGGTACTTCTGACAATCCGCGTCGACCAGTCGATCCAGGGTCTCGAATTCGCTGAGACCGATCTGATGGTCGTGCTGGAGCGCCTTCTCCAGTGCGCAGCTCACGGCGGCGTGCCGATCGAGCAGTTCGCGCCACTGGCCGACGAGCTCGGTGGGCGCCTCGTTGCGCCGAGCTGTCGTGCTGGCCGGGTTCGACATGGCCCCATCTTAGTGGTCGGGGCACACCCATGCAACCGCATTAAATGTGTTGGCATTTAATGCATGCGCATGTAATGTTCCCCGCATGACTTCGCCAGCAACGCTTTCGGCCGCCGATCAGGCGACCGATCCGACCAAATGGTCTGCCCGGCTCTGGGGCATGCTGATCACCCTGTGCATCGTTCTGTTCCTCGACGGTCTCGACGTTTCGATGATCGGCGTGGCGCTGCCGTCCATCGGCGCCGAGCTCGATCTGTCCACCTCCACCCTGCAGTGGCTCGTCAGCGGCTACGTCCTCGGTTACGGCGGTCTGCTGCTGCTCGGCGGCCGCACGGCCGACCTGCTCGGGCGCCGCAAGGTCTTCCTCATCGCCCTGGCGGTCTTCGCGATCGCCTCCCTGGTCGGCGGCCTGGTCAGTGACCCCACGCTGCTGATCGTCACCCGCTTCATCAAGGGCCTGGCCGCCGCGTTCACCGCGCCCACCGGCCTGTCGATCATCACCACGACCTTCGCCGAAGGAAAGGCGCGCAACAAGGCGCTGTCCATCTACACCGTGTTCGGCGCGGGCGGTTACTCCATGGGCCTGCTGTTCGGTGGCCTGATGACCGGCGTCGGCTGGCGCTGGACCTTCCTGCTGCCGGTCCCGATCGCGCTGGCCGCCCTGGTCGCCGCCTTCGTGCTGGTGCCCAAGGACGGTAAGGCCGAGGAGGGCGGGCACGATCTGCTCGGCGCGCTGCTGTCGACCGCGGGCATGTTGCTGCTGGTCTACACCGTCGTCACCGCGCCGGAGGTGGGCTGGGCCACCGTCCG
It encodes the following:
- a CDS encoding DUF4282 domain-containing protein — encoded protein: MTDVPGTSSSPDEDPEEYEAESRWLSWKETDAKRSAARAQRRDDANPDETDIPRDAGFDDPFRSTGSAKQWAAEVLRTLLDVQFRRPATRTLLPLAYILGVVSFGIGVPVALTVLMWKASVLLGILAALVAVPLGLTIAASVRLMLEFADNAARLAGRVEHISDLADGLFQALSDVAEPVNQLSEDVRAVQFWRFRKKK
- a CDS encoding helix-turn-helix domain-containing protein, with translation MASPQGVTGSTMPRRQLGRHLRDLRNQARMTTRTAAAQLEWSEAKIWRIETGQTSLRSLDVEAMCKVYGAPAELIEPLAALARETKARGWWTSYGDVIPEGFEVYIGLEEAATGLSIYEDGLVPALLRTEDYTTALLEQTVPGLTEAELERRLRVHAARQALLTRADSPLRLHVVLAEAVLNRRIGDDRVAKGQRARLRELAELDTVRIQVVAGDTGYHAGLESGRFVILDFGVDGSLDRPEPPVVFAETFAGSAYLDKPADFDRYRRAFTDIAAAAMDTL
- a CDS encoding MarR family winged helix-turn-helix transcriptional regulator, encoding MSNPASTTARRNEAPTELVGQWRELLDRHAAVSCALEKALQHDHQIGLSEFETLDRLVDADCQKYRMTELAGDIYLSQSALSRAVARLERDGLVERTMCVEDRRAIFVQLTDKGRAVYDQALPTHRSVLAGSWDRPTACP